The DNA sequence GGACGTCTGTATCGTCGAGATCGGCGGGACCGTGGGCGACATCGAGTCGATGCCGTTTCTCGAAGCCCTCCGGCAGTTCGCCCACGAAGAGGACGAGGGCGACTTCCTCCTGACGCACGTCACGCTCGTTCCCAACTCGAAGAACGGCGAGCAGAAGACGAAGCCGACCCAGCACAGCGTGAAGGAACTGCGCTCTATCGGTCTCCAGCCCGACGTCCTCGTCGGCCGCAACGAGGAGCATCTCGAGCAGGCGACGAAGGCCAAGATCGCCCAGTTCTGTGACGTCCCCACCGAGGCCGTCTTCTCGAACCCCGACGTCGAGGACATCTACCACGTTCCCCTGATGGTCGAGGACGAAGGTCTCGACGAGTTCGTGATGGAACGGCTCGACCTCACCGGCGAGGCACTGCCGAAGGCCGAGCGCGACAACAGCTGGCGCGAACTCGTCACCCGCGAGCGCGAGGGTTCCGTCGACATCGCGCTCGTCGGCAAATACGCCTTGGAAGACGCCTACATGTCCATCCACGAGGCCCTGAAACACGCGGGTCTCGAACTGGGTGTCGACGTCAACGTGCTGTGGGTTGACTCCGACAAGATGCACGACCACCACGCCGAACGCCTCCGCGAGGCCGACGGCATCGTCGTCCCCGGCGGCTTCGGCTCCCGCGGGACGCAGGGCAAGATCGAGGCCGTCCGCTACGCCCGCGAGAACGATATCCCCTTCTTGGGACTGTGTCTCGGCTTCCAGATGGCCGTCGTCGAACACGCCCGAAACGTCCTCGGCTGGGAGGGCGCGCACTCCGCGGAGATCGACGAGGACACCCCCTATCCCGTCATCGACCTGCTGCCCGAGCAGTACGACCTGCAGGACCTCGGCGGCACGATGCGTCTCGGTGCCCACGAGACGGACATCGACCCGGACTCGCTGGCGGCGTCGGTCTACGGCGCGGACGCCTGTACCGAACGGCACCGCCACCGCTACGAGGTCAATCCCGAGTATATCGACGAACTGGAGGCCGATGCGATGGTTTTCTCCGGGAAGGCCGGCAACCGGATGGAGATTCTCGAACGGACGGACCATCCGTACTTCCTCGGCACGCAGTTCCACCCCGAGTACCGCTCGCGACCCGACC is a window from the Halogranum gelatinilyticum genome containing:
- a CDS encoding CTP synthase, yielding MPTEPDTGYDPDLGRKFIFVTGGVMSGLGKGITAASTGRLLSNAGFDVTAVKVDPYLNVDAGTMNPYEHGEVYVLKDGGEVDLDLGNYERFLGVDMTSDHNITTGKTYQHVIERERAGDYLGKTVQIIPHVTDDIKRRIREAADGSDVCIVEIGGTVGDIESMPFLEALRQFAHEEDEGDFLLTHVTLVPNSKNGEQKTKPTQHSVKELRSIGLQPDVLVGRNEEHLEQATKAKIAQFCDVPTEAVFSNPDVEDIYHVPLMVEDEGLDEFVMERLDLTGEALPKAERDNSWRELVTREREGSVDIALVGKYALEDAYMSIHEALKHAGLELGVDVNVLWVDSDKMHDHHAERLREADGIVVPGGFGSRGTQGKIEAVRYARENDIPFLGLCLGFQMAVVEHARNVLGWEGAHSAEIDEDTPYPVIDLLPEQYDLQDLGGTMRLGAHETDIDPDSLAASVYGADACTERHRHRYEVNPEYIDELEADAMVFSGKAGNRMEILERTDHPYFLGTQFHPEYRSRPDRASPPFVGLVDAVVERTEEKTEIQA